The Flavobacterium sp. 123 genome contains a region encoding:
- the acs gene encoding acetate--CoA ligase, translated as MSYYKIDNLEQYFKHYNKSVREPRKFWGKIAEENFTWYQYWDKVVDFNMAEAEIKWFTEAKVNIVKNCIDRHLAKRGDKTAIIFEPNDPKEEALHITYNELYERVSKMANVLREQGVKKGDRVCIYLPMIPELAVSILACARIGAIHSVVFAGFSASAVAARINDCECKMVITSDGGYRGNKTIDLKGIIDEALVNCPSVTSVLVSKRTNTEIKMKESRDQWLQPLLDQALSNNVAEIMDAEDPLFILYTSGSTGKPKGMVHTTAGYMVYTAYTFKNVFSYEENDIFWCTADIGWITGHSYTLYGPLLNGGTTVIFEGIPSYPDFSRFWETIEKHKVTQFYTAPTAIRALAKESLEYIQKFPLKSLKVIGSVGEPINEEAWHWYNDHVGDKRCPVVDTWWQTETGGIMISPIAFITPTKPTYATLPLPGIQPVLMDERRNEIEGNQVVGSLCIKFPWPGIARTIWGNHQRYIDTYFSAFPGKYFTGDGALRDEVGYYRITGRVDDVIIVSGHNLGTAPIEDAINEHPAVAESAIVGFPHEIKGNALYGFVILKETGEYRNKENLANEINQHITDHIGPIAKLDKIQFVSGLPKTRSGKIMRRILRKIAEGDYSNFGDTSTLLNPEIIDEIKEGKL; from the coding sequence ATGAGCTATTATAAAATTGATAATTTAGAACAATACTTTAAGCACTACAATAAATCTGTCCGTGAACCAAGAAAATTTTGGGGAAAAATTGCCGAAGAAAACTTTACATGGTACCAATATTGGGATAAAGTTGTTGATTTTAATATGGCTGAAGCAGAAATTAAATGGTTTACAGAAGCTAAAGTTAATATTGTTAAAAATTGTATTGATAGACATCTTGCAAAAAGAGGAGATAAAACAGCGATTATCTTTGAACCAAATGACCCAAAAGAAGAAGCATTACACATAACCTACAATGAGTTATACGAACGTGTTTCTAAAATGGCAAATGTTTTACGGGAACAAGGGGTTAAAAAAGGAGATCGTGTTTGTATTTACTTACCAATGATACCTGAATTAGCGGTTTCAATTTTAGCTTGTGCTAGGATAGGAGCTATACATTCTGTTGTTTTTGCTGGATTTTCAGCTTCGGCGGTTGCAGCTAGAATTAATGATTGTGAATGTAAAATGGTCATTACTTCAGATGGTGGATATAGAGGAAATAAAACTATTGATTTAAAAGGAATTATTGATGAGGCATTAGTTAACTGCCCTTCAGTGACTTCTGTTTTGGTTTCTAAAAGAACTAATACTGAAATTAAAATGAAAGAAAGTCGTGACCAATGGTTGCAACCACTTTTAGACCAAGCTTTAAGTAATAATGTAGCTGAAATAATGGATGCAGAAGATCCTTTATTTATTCTTTATACTTCGGGTTCCACTGGAAAACCAAAAGGAATGGTTCATACTACTGCGGGGTATATGGTTTATACGGCTTATACTTTTAAAAATGTTTTTAGTTATGAAGAAAACGATATTTTCTGGTGTACAGCCGATATTGGTTGGATTACAGGTCATTCTTACACTTTATACGGTCCATTATTAAACGGAGGTACAACAGTAATTTTCGAAGGAATTCCTTCTTATCCTGATTTTAGTAGATTTTGGGAAACTATAGAAAAACATAAAGTAACACAATTTTATACAGCTCCAACTGCTATCCGTGCTTTGGCAAAAGAAAGTTTAGAATACATTCAAAAATTTCCTTTAAAATCATTAAAAGTAATTGGATCTGTAGGTGAGCCTATTAATGAGGAAGCTTGGCACTGGTACAATGATCATGTTGGGGATAAAAGATGTCCAGTAGTTGATACTTGGTGGCAAACAGAAACGGGTGGAATTATGATTTCGCCAATTGCTTTCATTACTCCTACAAAACCTACATACGCTACTTTGCCATTACCAGGAATACAACCTGTATTGATGGATGAAAGACGTAACGAAATTGAAGGAAATCAAGTAGTTGGTAGTTTATGTATAAAATTTCCATGGCCTGGTATCGCTAGGACAATTTGGGGAAATCATCAAAGATATATTGACACTTATTTCTCTGCTTTCCCTGGTAAATATTTTACTGGAGATGGAGCTTTACGTGATGAAGTTGGGTATTACAGAATTACAGGTCGTGTGGATGATGTAATAATTGTTTCGGGACATAATTTAGGAACCGCTCCTATTGAAGATGCTATTAATGAACATCCAGCTGTTGCAGAATCTGCGATTGTTGGTTTTCCTCATGAAATCAAAGGAAATGCACTTTATGGTTTTGTTATCCTTAAAGAAACAGGTGAATATAGAAATAAAGAGAATTTAGCTAACGAGATTAATCAACATATAACAGATCATATTGGACCAATTGCAAAATTAGATAAGATTCAGTTTGTGTCTGGTTTGCCTAAAACACGTTCTGGTAAAATTATGCGTAGAATTCTACGTAAAATAGCAGAAGGTGATTATTCAAATTTTGGGGATACATCTACCTTGTTAAACCCTGAAATCATTGATGAAATTAAAGAGGGAAAATTATAA
- the ilvN gene encoding acetolactate synthase small subunit: MENKTFTISVYSENNVGLLNRISGIFLKRHINILSLNVSESEIENVSRFVIVVDTTEKWVQNIVGQIEKQIEVIKAFYHIDEETIFLESALFKIESSLLFDERQIQNIIKESHSEIVTVSRDFFVISKSGRRSEIEELYEKLKPFGIMQFVRSGRISVSKSKMEISSLLEELKS; the protein is encoded by the coding sequence ATGGAAAATAAAACATTCACCATTTCTGTTTATTCAGAAAACAACGTTGGCTTACTAAATAGAATATCAGGTATATTCTTGAAACGCCATATCAACATTTTAAGTTTAAATGTATCCGAATCAGAAATCGAAAATGTTTCTCGATTTGTTATTGTGGTTGACACAACTGAAAAATGGGTTCAAAATATTGTTGGGCAAATAGAAAAACAAATAGAAGTTATAAAAGCATTTTATCATATAGATGAGGAAACTATCTTTTTAGAAAGTGCGTTATTCAAAATAGAATCTAGTTTGTTATTTGACGAAAGACAAATTCAAAATATTATTAAAGAAAGTCATTCAGAAATAGTAACTGTTTCAAGAGACTTTTTTGTAATATCAAAATCAGGAAGACGTTCTGAAATAGAAGAATTATACGAAAAATTAAAACCTTTCGGAATCATGCAATTTGTACGTTCAGGAAGAATATCTGTTTCCAAATCAAAAATGGAAATATCATCATTATTAGAAGAATTAAAATCATAA
- a CDS encoding 3-hydroxyacyl-ACP dehydratase FabZ family protein → MEKEIIVSKLPYVKPFLFVDEIIRINENGVEGTFTFDKNLDFYKGHFKNNPVTPGVILIEVMAQIGLVCLGIFLLNDKLNKEASIALTSSEIDFLKPVFPNEKVNVISQKIYFRFGKLKCKVAMFNNDGIEVCRGTIAGMIV, encoded by the coding sequence ATGGAAAAAGAAATAATTGTATCAAAATTACCGTATGTTAAACCATTTTTATTTGTAGATGAAATCATTCGTATTAATGAAAATGGAGTTGAAGGGACATTTACTTTTGATAAAAATCTTGATTTTTACAAAGGGCATTTCAAAAATAATCCAGTAACTCCAGGTGTGATTTTAATTGAAGTTATGGCGCAAATAGGACTGGTTTGTTTAGGAATATTTTTATTAAATGATAAATTAAACAAAGAAGCTTCAATTGCTTTAACATCAAGTGAAATAGATTTTTTAAAACCTGTTTTTCCAAATGAAAAAGTAAATGTGATTTCCCAAAAAATATATTTTAGATTTGGTAAATTAAAATGTAAAGTGGCCATGTTTAATAATGACGGAATTGAAGTTTGTCGTGGTACAATAGCAGGAATGATTGTTTGA
- the ilvC gene encoding ketol-acid reductoisomerase codes for MANYFNSLSLRLQLEQLGVCEFMDQSEFSNGITALAGKKVVIVGCGAQGLNQGLNMRDSGLDISYALRAEAIAQKRASYMNAADNGFKVGTYEELIPTADLVCNLTPDKQHTAVVAAIMPLMKNGSTLAYSHGFNIVEEGMQIRKDITVIMCAPKCPGSEVREEYKRGFGVPTLIAVHPENDPNGLGLEQAKAYAVATGGHRAGVLKSSFVAEVKSDLMGEQTILCGMLQTGSILCFDKMVEKGIEPGYASKLIQYGWETVTEALKHGGITNMMDRLNNPSKIQAFEIAEELKDIMRPLFQKHQDDIISGEFSRNMMIDWANNDVNLLTWRAATAETNFEKTAPTEAPISEQEYFDNGILMIAMVKAGVELAFETMTESGIIEESAYYESLHELPLIANTVARKKLYEMNRIISDTAEYGCYLFDHACKPLLVDFMKTVETNIIGKPFSTSNGVDNAVLIAVNKSIRQHPIEEVGEWLRESMTAMKKIG; via the coding sequence ATGGCAAATTATTTCAATTCATTATCACTTAGATTACAATTAGAACAATTAGGAGTTTGTGAATTCATGGATCAATCTGAATTCTCAAACGGAATAACTGCATTAGCAGGAAAAAAAGTAGTTATCGTAGGTTGCGGTGCTCAAGGTTTAAACCAAGGTTTGAATATGAGAGATTCTGGTTTAGATATTTCTTATGCTTTGCGTGCAGAAGCAATTGCTCAAAAAAGAGCTTCTTACATGAATGCTGCTGATAATGGTTTCAAAGTGGGAACTTATGAAGAATTAATTCCAACGGCTGATTTGGTTTGTAACCTTACACCAGATAAACAACATACTGCAGTAGTTGCAGCAATTATGCCTTTGATGAAAAATGGTTCGACTTTAGCGTACTCTCACGGTTTTAATATCGTTGAAGAAGGAATGCAAATTCGTAAAGATATCACAGTAATTATGTGTGCTCCAAAATGTCCAGGTTCTGAAGTACGTGAAGAGTACAAAAGAGGATTTGGTGTTCCAACATTAATTGCAGTTCACCCTGAAAATGATCCAAACGGTCTAGGTCTTGAGCAAGCAAAAGCGTATGCTGTTGCAACTGGAGGTCATAGAGCAGGAGTTTTGAAATCTTCATTCGTAGCTGAAGTAAAATCAGACTTAATGGGAGAACAAACTATTCTTTGTGGAATGTTACAAACAGGTTCTATCTTATGTTTTGACAAAATGGTTGAAAAAGGAATCGAGCCAGGATATGCTTCAAAATTAATTCAATATGGTTGGGAAACTGTAACTGAAGCGTTGAAACATGGTGGTATTACTAACATGATGGATCGTTTGAACAATCCTTCAAAAATTCAAGCTTTCGAAATTGCTGAAGAATTAAAAGATATCATGCGTCCTTTGTTTCAAAAACACCAAGATGATATTATTTCTGGAGAATTTTCAAGAAATATGATGATTGACTGGGCTAATAATGATGTTAATTTATTAACTTGGAGAGCAGCAACAGCTGAAACTAATTTTGAAAAAACAGCTCCAACTGAAGCTCCAATTTCTGAACAAGAATATTTCGATAACGGAATATTAATGATTGCAATGGTAAAAGCCGGTGTTGAATTAGCTTTCGAAACGATGACTGAGTCTGGAATCATTGAAGAATCAGCTTATTATGAGTCTTTACATGAATTGCCTTTGATTGCAAATACTGTAGCAAGAAAAAAATTATATGAAATGAACAGAATCATTTCTGATACAGCAGAATATGGTTGTTATTTATTTGATCATGCTTGTAAACCATTATTAGTTGACTTCATGAAAACTGTTGAAACTAATATTATTGGAAAACCATTTTCTACATCAAATGGAGTAGATAATGCAGTTCTTATTGCAGTTAACAAAAGTATTCGTCAACACCCTATTGAAGAAGTAGGTGAGTGGTTGAGAGAATCAATGACTGCTATGAAAAAAATTGGATAA
- a CDS encoding beta-ketoacyl synthase, whose translation MNKRVVVTGLGVVAPNGVGLDNFTHAIKNGISGIKHDLELERLQFSCQIAGKPEITPELALRYFSELELKNFNSSGILYGVIAGIDAWLHAGLSMSISDEPDWDSGTIFGTGTSGIDKFRESIYKIDDFQTRKLGSTAVAQTMNSGVSAYLGGKIGLGNQVTTNSSACTTGAESILMGYERIKSGQAKRILAGSTSDSGPYIWGGFDAMRVCTFKHNDSPEKGSRPMSAMASGFVPGSGAGALLLEDLETALERGATIYAEVLGGNINSGGQRGLGTMTAPNPIAVQKCIKSAIENAGINPNDIDAINGHLTATSKDSLEIENWTVALGRSGVDFPYINSLKSLVGHCLSGAGSVESVASVLQLYHGFVFPNINCEDINPEITALIDASKIPQKLIEKELNIIAKASFGFGDVNSCVIFKRFSE comes from the coding sequence ATGAATAAAAGAGTAGTTGTAACAGGTCTTGGTGTCGTTGCTCCAAACGGGGTAGGACTTGATAATTTTACTCATGCCATAAAAAACGGAATTTCAGGAATTAAACACGACTTGGAATTAGAAAGATTGCAGTTTTCATGTCAAATAGCAGGAAAACCTGAAATAACTCCAGAGTTAGCATTGCGCTATTTTTCAGAATTAGAATTGAAAAATTTTAACTCCTCGGGAATTTTATATGGTGTTATTGCAGGAATTGATGCATGGCTCCATGCGGGGTTATCGATGTCAATTAGTGATGAACCAGATTGGGATAGCGGAACTATTTTTGGAACAGGAACTTCGGGTATAGATAAATTTAGAGAAAGTATATATAAAATTGATGATTTTCAAACTCGTAAACTAGGAAGCACAGCGGTTGCGCAGACCATGAATAGTGGTGTAAGTGCTTATTTAGGAGGGAAAATAGGGCTGGGAAACCAAGTTACTACAAATTCCTCCGCTTGTACTACAGGTGCTGAAAGTATTTTGATGGGATATGAAAGAATCAAATCAGGGCAAGCAAAACGTATTTTAGCGGGAAGTACGAGTGATTCTGGACCTTATATTTGGGGAGGATTCGATGCTATGAGAGTGTGTACTTTTAAGCATAATGACTCACCCGAAAAGGGTTCAAGACCAATGTCGGCAATGGCTTCAGGATTTGTTCCAGGAAGTGGAGCAGGAGCTTTGTTACTAGAAGATTTAGAAACTGCATTAGAACGTGGAGCTACAATTTATGCTGAAGTTTTAGGAGGAAATATTAATTCCGGAGGACAGCGGGGTTTAGGAACTATGACTGCTCCAAATCCTATAGCGGTGCAAAAATGCATTAAAAGTGCCATTGAAAATGCAGGAATAAATCCAAACGATATTGATGCTATCAATGGGCATTTAACAGCGACATCAAAAGACAGTTTAGAAATTGAAAATTGGACTGTGGCTTTAGGAAGAAGTGGGGTTGATTTTCCTTATATTAATTCTTTGAAATCATTAGTAGGTCATTGTTTGTCAGGCGCTGGAAGTGTCGAAAGCGTGGCTTCGGTTTTGCAATTGTATCACGGATTTGTTTTTCCAAATATTAATTGTGAAGATATTAACCCTGAAATAACCGCTTTAATTGATGCTTCCAAGATTCCTCAAAAGCTGATTGAAAAAGAGTTGAATATAATTGCAAAAGCCAGTTTTGGGTTTGGAGATGTAAATAGTTGCGTAATTTTTAAAAGGTTTTCAGAGTAA
- a CDS encoding NAD(P)/FAD-dependent oxidoreductase: MKGNEVLIVGGGLAGLIAAIHLSKNGFHVILIEKNEFPKHKVCGEYISNEVLDYLSWLEINIEELKPTHITELQFSNFNGKTIHAKLPLGGFGISRYALDHFLYKKAIANGCKIILDTVDDIVFLDNQFTVSTSKGTIFTSEIVIGAFGKRSIIDQKLNRDFIQKKTNWLAVKAHYSGVFENNLVGLHNFIGGYCGVSKVENNTINICYLANYKTFKKYKNIDNYQREVVFKNPNLKLIFEKSNLIFEKPLTISQINFEQKQTVENHILMIGDTAGLIHPLCGNGMAMAIHSAKIVSELVQDYFTNESQTRLELETKYIEKWNFNFKKRLFIGRVLAKILQSPRISVLLMSLLIKFPILLSKIIEKTHGKPIIIEQ; this comes from the coding sequence ATGAAAGGTAATGAAGTATTAATTGTTGGTGGAGGATTAGCAGGATTAATCGCAGCAATACATTTGTCTAAAAATGGATTTCATGTAATTCTAATTGAAAAAAATGAATTTCCAAAACATAAGGTTTGTGGCGAATATATTTCTAATGAAGTTTTGGATTACTTGAGTTGGTTAGAAATTAATATTGAAGAATTAAAGCCTACACATATAACCGAACTTCAGTTTTCTAATTTCAACGGAAAAACAATTCATGCAAAATTACCTTTAGGAGGGTTTGGTATTAGCAGATATGCATTAGATCATTTTCTTTATAAAAAGGCAATTGCTAATGGCTGCAAAATCATTTTGGATACGGTAGATGATATTGTTTTTTTAGACAATCAATTCACGGTAAGCACTTCAAAAGGAACTATTTTTACCTCAGAAATTGTGATTGGAGCTTTTGGAAAACGTTCTATAATTGATCAAAAATTAAATAGAGATTTCATTCAAAAAAAAACAAATTGGTTAGCTGTTAAAGCGCATTATTCAGGTGTTTTTGAAAATAATTTAGTTGGTTTACATAATTTCATTGGTGGATATTGTGGTGTTTCAAAAGTAGAAAATAACACAATAAACATTTGTTATTTAGCTAATTACAAAACGTTCAAAAAGTATAAAAATATTGATAATTATCAGCGAGAAGTAGTTTTTAAAAACCCCAATTTAAAATTGATTTTCGAAAAATCTAATCTGATTTTTGAAAAACCGTTGACGATAAGTCAAATTAATTTTGAACAAAAACAAACAGTTGAAAATCATATTCTAATGATTGGAGATACAGCAGGGCTTATTCATCCTTTGTGTGGCAATGGAATGGCTATGGCAATTCATAGCGCTAAAATAGTTTCAGAATTAGTGCAGGACTATTTTACCAATGAATCTCAAACGAGATTAGAATTAGAAACAAAATATATTGAAAAGTGGAATTTTAATTTTAAAAAACGATTGTTCATTGGACGAGTTTTAGCTAAAATTTTACAGAGTCCAAGAATTTCGGTTTTATTAATGTCATTGTTAATTAAATTCCCAATACTATTGTCAAAAATTATAGAGAAAACCCACGGTAAACCAATAATTATAGAACAATAA
- a CDS encoding acyl carrier protein — MNKIEVIAKLKEIVKPYVQDQNAFENLTESTDFINDLKINSANLVDIILDVEEIFNIEIDNQSMEKMLNLKATIEVIEAKLSKK; from the coding sequence ATGAATAAAATAGAAGTAATTGCGAAACTAAAAGAAATAGTTAAACCGTATGTGCAAGATCAAAATGCATTTGAAAATCTCACCGAGAGTACCGATTTTATCAATGATTTAAAGATAAATTCAGCTAATTTAGTAGATATCATACTTGATGTAGAAGAAATATTCAATATAGAAATTGACAATCAATCTATGGAAAAAATGCTCAATTTAAAGGCAACGATTGAAGTTATAGAAGCAAAACTGTCTAAAAAATGA
- a CDS encoding type III polyketide synthase, which translates to MSVRIKTVTKQLPKYFRSTDEIIPFLDTWLVGQDQRFIKKVKKIFEGAAVDKRYSIMDPIEVFTKTSFEERNSIYVREVIELGTKVLQKALVKSNWNPEDLDYIITVSCTGIMIPSLDAYLINSLKLRQDIVRLPVTEMGCAAGISGIIYAKNFLKANPGKRAAVIAVESPTATFQLEDFSMANIVSAAIFGDGAACVLLSSHEEDEGPEILAEDMYHFYDNIHMMGFKLTNSGLQMVLDIEVPETIASHFPDIIHPFLEKNNSKIEDIDHLIFHPGGKKIIQTVEALFFGLGKNIDDTKEVLRLYGNMSSATVLYVLEQIMDKKPKKGEKGLMLSFGPGFSAQRILLEF; encoded by the coding sequence ATGAGTGTAAGAATTAAAACGGTTACGAAACAATTGCCAAAATACTTTAGGTCAACTGATGAAATTATTCCTTTTTTAGACACTTGGTTAGTAGGGCAAGACCAACGATTTATCAAGAAAGTAAAAAAAATTTTCGAAGGAGCAGCCGTTGATAAAAGGTATTCTATTATGGATCCAATCGAAGTTTTTACTAAAACATCTTTTGAAGAGAGAAATTCAATTTATGTTCGTGAAGTAATTGAATTAGGTACAAAAGTGCTACAAAAAGCATTGGTAAAATCTAATTGGAATCCGGAAGATTTAGATTATATAATAACCGTAAGCTGTACAGGAATTATGATTCCATCATTAGATGCATATTTAATTAATTCATTAAAATTACGCCAAGATATTGTGCGACTTCCTGTAACTGAAATGGGTTGTGCTGCAGGAATTTCAGGGATAATTTATGCTAAAAATTTCTTGAAGGCCAATCCAGGAAAACGTGCTGCCGTAATTGCTGTTGAAAGTCCTACGGCTACATTTCAACTGGAAGATTTTTCAATGGCGAACATAGTTAGTGCGGCTATTTTTGGAGATGGAGCTGCCTGCGTTTTACTTTCTTCACATGAAGAAGATGAAGGTCCTGAGATTCTTGCTGAAGACATGTATCATTTTTACGATAATATCCACATGATGGGGTTTAAGCTTACTAATTCTGGATTGCAAATGGTATTAGATATTGAAGTTCCCGAAACAATTGCGTCGCATTTTCCAGATATTATTCACCCTTTCTTAGAAAAAAATAATTCAAAAATTGAAGATATTGATCATTTAATTTTTCATCCTGGCGGAAAAAAAATTATTCAAACTGTTGAAGCTTTGTTTTTTGGATTAGGAAAAAATATAGATGACACAAAAGAGGTTTTGCGTTTGTACGGTAATATGTCAAGCGCTACGGTTTTATATGTTTTAGAACAGATTATGGATAAAAAGCCTAAAAAAGGAGAAAAAGGGTTGATGCTTAGTTTTGGTCCCGGATTTTCGGCACAACGTATTTTATTGGAATTTTAA
- a CDS encoding methyltransferase domain-containing protein: protein MALNTKYRSDEPEIMDDFTLEGEDLRDALDKIAKINQLLGGNKLTLRGVQSLLTSISKSQKITIVDVGCGNGDMLRTISDFGLENDYKFELIGIDANAFTINHARKLSKCYPDITYKCQDIFGQHFVELKYDIVLCTLTLHHFKEEEINKLLTVFNANSNIGIVINDLHRSTIAYRLFQLICIVFRLNKMSREDGLISILRGFKRNELIHFSKKLNFKNYRIKWRWAFRYEWIISKI, encoded by the coding sequence ATGGCTTTAAATACAAAATATAGATCTGATGAGCCTGAAATTATGGACGATTTTACTTTGGAAGGTGAGGATTTAAGGGATGCCTTGGATAAAATAGCAAAAATCAATCAGCTGTTGGGTGGAAACAAGCTAACTTTACGAGGAGTTCAAAGTTTGTTAACCTCAATTTCGAAGTCGCAAAAAATTACAATAGTAGATGTTGGTTGTGGAAATGGTGATATGTTGCGAACTATATCTGATTTTGGATTGGAAAACGATTACAAATTTGAATTGATTGGAATTGACGCAAATGCTTTTACAATAAATCATGCGCGAAAATTATCCAAATGTTATCCTGATATAACCTATAAATGCCAAGATATTTTTGGTCAACATTTTGTTGAGTTAAAATATGATATTGTATTGTGTACTTTGACTTTACATCATTTTAAAGAAGAAGAAATTAATAAGTTGTTGACCGTCTTTAATGCAAATTCTAATATAGGAATAGTTATTAATGACTTGCATAGAAGCACTATTGCATATCGGTTATTTCAACTAATATGTATTGTTTTTCGATTGAATAAAATGTCCCGAGAAGATGGGTTGATTTCGATTTTAAGAGGATTTAAACGAAATGAATTAATCCATTTTTCTAAAAAATTGAATTTTAAAAACTACAGAATTAAATGGAGATGGGCATTCCGTTATGAATGGATAATTTCAAAAATATGA
- a CDS encoding 4'-phosphopantetheinyl transferase superfamily protein — protein MIGNDVVDLALAKIESNWQRSRFLAKIFTKKEQEIIFLSDDQELMVWNLWSKKEAAYKIYNRETGIRGYFPLEIECVFDESNRGNVVLKGREVYTQTSFNNNQIHTIAVAKKEYFAQIKPLSFETKIIKIDGIPFVMDGSSKALKPVSISHHGEFWKGITI, from the coding sequence ATGATTGGTAATGATGTAGTAGATTTAGCTTTGGCTAAAATTGAGAGCAATTGGCAACGGTCTCGATTTTTAGCTAAAATTTTTACTAAAAAAGAGCAAGAAATAATTTTTCTTTCTGATGACCAAGAGTTGATGGTTTGGAATTTATGGAGTAAGAAGGAAGCGGCCTATAAAATATACAATCGAGAAACAGGGATTAGAGGGTATTTTCCTTTAGAAATAGAATGTGTTTTTGACGAATCTAATAGAGGAAATGTTGTTCTAAAAGGAAGAGAAGTTTATACTCAAACCTCATTTAATAATAATCAAATTCACACAATAGCAGTTGCTAAAAAAGAATATTTTGCTCAAATAAAACCCTTAAGTTTTGAAACTAAAATCATAAAAATAGATGGAATTCCGTTTGTAATGGATGGGTCTTCTAAAGCTCTAAAACCAGTTTCCATAAGTCATCACGGTGAATTTTGGAAAGGAATTACTATTTAA